The Esox lucius isolate fEsoLuc1 chromosome 5, fEsoLuc1.pri, whole genome shotgun sequence genome includes a region encoding these proteins:
- the kat7b gene encoding histone acetyltransferase KAT7 isoform X3 produces the protein MPKRTRLTRASLRLSQSSQDTPDVKRVGDHDESPPLTPTGNAPSSESELDISSPNASHDESLAKDPALRDSDKDLSHRPKRRRCHETYNFNMKCPTPGCNSLGHLTGKHERHFAVSGCPLYHNLSADECKVKASTREKHEEEPKVPEESNRHATRHQTPTSKQTRYKEQVNEMRKGRNSGLPKEQKEKYMEHRQSHGNTREPLLENITSEYDLELFRKAQARASEDLKTPQEKLRIQGQITEGSNMIKTILFGRYELDTWYHSPYPEEYARLGRLYVCEFCLKYMKSQTILRRHMAKCVWKHPPGDEVYRKGAISVFEVDGKKNKIYCQNLCLLAKLFLDHKTLYYDVEPFLFYVMTEADNTGCHLVGYFSKEKNSFLNYNVSCILTMPQYMRQGYGKMLIDFSYLLSKVEEKVGSPERPLSDLGLISYRSYWKEVLLRYMYNFQGKEISIKEISQETAVNPVDIVSTLQSLQMLKYWKGKHLVLKRQDLIDEWKAKETKRGSNNKTIDPNSLKWTPPKGT, from the exons ATGCCCAAGAGAACTCGCCTCACAAGAGCATCTCTGCGCTTAAGCCAAAGTTCACAAG ACACACCAGATGTGAAGCGGGTGGGCGACCATGATGAGTCTCCACCATTGACGCCCACCGGCAATGCCCCTTCCTCTGAGTCTGAGCTGGACATCTCCAGCCCCAACGCCTCCCATGACGAGAGCCTAGCCAAAGACCCTGCCCTCAGAGACTCAGACAAAGACCTCTCCCACCGGCCCAAGCGTCGCCGCTGCCATGAGACCTACAATTTTAATATGAAGTGTCCCACACCGGGATGCAACTCGCTGG GACATCTAACAGGAAAACATGAACGTCATTTTGCCGTTTCTGGATGCCCACTTTACCACAACCTCTCTGCTGACGAATGCAAA GTGAAAGCATCCACCCGCGAGAAACACGAAGAAGAGCCTAAGGTTCCGGAGGAAAGCAACAGACACGCCACAAGACATCAG ACGCCCACTTCAAAACAGACGAGATACAAAGAGCAGGTGAACGAGATGCGAAAGGGAAGGAACTCTGGGCTGCCAAAGGAGCAGAAGGAGAAATACATG GAACATCGACAGAGTCATGGCAACACCCGAGAGCCTCTTCTGGAAAACATCACTAGTGAATATGACCTGGAGCTCTTCAGAAAGGCCCAGGCGCGCGCATCTGAAGATCTC AAAACACCACAGGAGAAGCTGCGGATTCAGGGCCAGATCACGGAGGGCAGCAACATGATAAAGACCATCCTGTTTGGCCGCTACGAGCTGGACACTTGGTACCACTCGCCCTACCCCGAAGAGTATGCCCGTCTGGGACGCCTCTACGTTTGCGAGTTTTGCCTGAAGTATATGAAGAGCCAGACCATTCTGAGACGACACATG GCCAAGTGTGTGTGGAAGCATCCGCCTGGAGATGAGGTCTACAGGAAGGGAGCCATCTCTGTCTTTGAGGTTGATGGCAAGAAAAACAAG ATCTACTGCCAGAACCTGTGTCTACTCGCCAAACTCTTCCTGGATCACAAGACGCTGTACTACGACGTGGAACCGTTTCTTTTCTACGTTATGACTGAGGCCGACAACACAGGCTGCCATCTTGTGGGATACTTCTCAAAG GAAAAAAACTCTTTCCTCAACTACAATGTCTCCTGCATCCTGACAATGCCCCAGTACATGAGACAAGGCTATGGAAAGATGCTGATCGACTTCA GTTACCTGCTGTCCAAGGTAGAAGAAAAAGTGGGCTCCCCGGAGCGGCCCCTGTCGGACCTGGGCCTCATCAGCTACCGTAGCTACTGGAAGGAGGTTCTGCTGCGATACATGTATAACTTCCAGGGCAAGGAGATCTCTATCAAAG AGATCAGCCAGGAGACGGCCGTGAACCCTGTGGACATCGTCAGCACCCTCCAGTCCCTGCAGATGCTCAAGTACTGGAAGGGAAAGCACCTCGTCTTGAAGAGACAG
- the kat7b gene encoding histone acetyltransferase KAT7 isoform X1: MPRRRQRVHVGSGSDGTEDSDSSAEREQTNSSESDGNMPKRTRLTRASLRLSQSSQDTPDVKRVGDHDESPPLTPTGNAPSSESELDISSPNASHDESLAKDPALRDSDKDLSHRPKRRRCHETYNFNMKCPTPGCNSLGHLTGKHERHFAVSGCPLYHNLSADECKVKASTREKHEEEPKVPEESNRHATRHQTPTSKQTRYKEQVNEMRKGRNSGLPKEQKEKYMEHRQSHGNTREPLLENITSEYDLELFRKAQARASEDLKTPQEKLRIQGQITEGSNMIKTILFGRYELDTWYHSPYPEEYARLGRLYVCEFCLKYMKSQTILRRHMAKCVWKHPPGDEVYRKGAISVFEVDGKKNKIYCQNLCLLAKLFLDHKTLYYDVEPFLFYVMTEADNTGCHLVGYFSKEKNSFLNYNVSCILTMPQYMRQGYGKMLIDFSYLLSKVEEKVGSPERPLSDLGLISYRSYWKEVLLRYMYNFQGKEISIKEISQETAVNPVDIVSTLQSLQMLKYWKGKHLVLKRQDLIDEWKAKETKRGSNNKTIDPNSLKWTPPKGT; encoded by the exons ATGCCCCGTAGACGACAG AGAGTGCATGTGGGGAGCGGCTCAGATGGGACTGAAGATTCAGACTCTTCTGCTGAACgagaacaaacaaacagttCAGAGAGTGATGGAAACATGCCCAAGAGAACTCGCCTCACAAGAGCATCTCTGCGCTTAAGCCAAAGTTCACAAG ACACACCAGATGTGAAGCGGGTGGGCGACCATGATGAGTCTCCACCATTGACGCCCACCGGCAATGCCCCTTCCTCTGAGTCTGAGCTGGACATCTCCAGCCCCAACGCCTCCCATGACGAGAGCCTAGCCAAAGACCCTGCCCTCAGAGACTCAGACAAAGACCTCTCCCACCGGCCCAAGCGTCGCCGCTGCCATGAGACCTACAATTTTAATATGAAGTGTCCCACACCGGGATGCAACTCGCTGG GACATCTAACAGGAAAACATGAACGTCATTTTGCCGTTTCTGGATGCCCACTTTACCACAACCTCTCTGCTGACGAATGCAAA GTGAAAGCATCCACCCGCGAGAAACACGAAGAAGAGCCTAAGGTTCCGGAGGAAAGCAACAGACACGCCACAAGACATCAG ACGCCCACTTCAAAACAGACGAGATACAAAGAGCAGGTGAACGAGATGCGAAAGGGAAGGAACTCTGGGCTGCCAAAGGAGCAGAAGGAGAAATACATG GAACATCGACAGAGTCATGGCAACACCCGAGAGCCTCTTCTGGAAAACATCACTAGTGAATATGACCTGGAGCTCTTCAGAAAGGCCCAGGCGCGCGCATCTGAAGATCTC AAAACACCACAGGAGAAGCTGCGGATTCAGGGCCAGATCACGGAGGGCAGCAACATGATAAAGACCATCCTGTTTGGCCGCTACGAGCTGGACACTTGGTACCACTCGCCCTACCCCGAAGAGTATGCCCGTCTGGGACGCCTCTACGTTTGCGAGTTTTGCCTGAAGTATATGAAGAGCCAGACCATTCTGAGACGACACATG GCCAAGTGTGTGTGGAAGCATCCGCCTGGAGATGAGGTCTACAGGAAGGGAGCCATCTCTGTCTTTGAGGTTGATGGCAAGAAAAACAAG ATCTACTGCCAGAACCTGTGTCTACTCGCCAAACTCTTCCTGGATCACAAGACGCTGTACTACGACGTGGAACCGTTTCTTTTCTACGTTATGACTGAGGCCGACAACACAGGCTGCCATCTTGTGGGATACTTCTCAAAG GAAAAAAACTCTTTCCTCAACTACAATGTCTCCTGCATCCTGACAATGCCCCAGTACATGAGACAAGGCTATGGAAAGATGCTGATCGACTTCA GTTACCTGCTGTCCAAGGTAGAAGAAAAAGTGGGCTCCCCGGAGCGGCCCCTGTCGGACCTGGGCCTCATCAGCTACCGTAGCTACTGGAAGGAGGTTCTGCTGCGATACATGTATAACTTCCAGGGCAAGGAGATCTCTATCAAAG AGATCAGCCAGGAGACGGCCGTGAACCCTGTGGACATCGTCAGCACCCTCCAGTCCCTGCAGATGCTCAAGTACTGGAAGGGAAAGCACCTCGTCTTGAAGAGACAG
- the kat7b gene encoding histone acetyltransferase KAT7 isoform X2: protein MPRRRQRVHVGSGSDGTEDSDSSAEREQTNSSESDGNMPKRTRLTRASLRLSQSSQDTPDVKRVGDHDESPPLTPTGNAPSSESELDISSPNASHDESLAKDPALRDSDKDLSHRPKRRRCHETYNFNMKCPTPGCNSLGHLTGKHERHFAVSGCPLYHNLSADECKVKASTREKHEEEPKVPEESNRHATRHQTPTSKQTRYKEQVNEMRKGRNSGLPKEQKEKYMEHRQSHGNTREPLLENITSEYDLELFRKAQARASEDLEKLRIQGQITEGSNMIKTILFGRYELDTWYHSPYPEEYARLGRLYVCEFCLKYMKSQTILRRHMAKCVWKHPPGDEVYRKGAISVFEVDGKKNKIYCQNLCLLAKLFLDHKTLYYDVEPFLFYVMTEADNTGCHLVGYFSKEKNSFLNYNVSCILTMPQYMRQGYGKMLIDFSYLLSKVEEKVGSPERPLSDLGLISYRSYWKEVLLRYMYNFQGKEISIKEISQETAVNPVDIVSTLQSLQMLKYWKGKHLVLKRQDLIDEWKAKETKRGSNNKTIDPNSLKWTPPKGT, encoded by the exons ATGCCCCGTAGACGACAG AGAGTGCATGTGGGGAGCGGCTCAGATGGGACTGAAGATTCAGACTCTTCTGCTGAACgagaacaaacaaacagttCAGAGAGTGATGGAAACATGCCCAAGAGAACTCGCCTCACAAGAGCATCTCTGCGCTTAAGCCAAAGTTCACAAG ACACACCAGATGTGAAGCGGGTGGGCGACCATGATGAGTCTCCACCATTGACGCCCACCGGCAATGCCCCTTCCTCTGAGTCTGAGCTGGACATCTCCAGCCCCAACGCCTCCCATGACGAGAGCCTAGCCAAAGACCCTGCCCTCAGAGACTCAGACAAAGACCTCTCCCACCGGCCCAAGCGTCGCCGCTGCCATGAGACCTACAATTTTAATATGAAGTGTCCCACACCGGGATGCAACTCGCTGG GACATCTAACAGGAAAACATGAACGTCATTTTGCCGTTTCTGGATGCCCACTTTACCACAACCTCTCTGCTGACGAATGCAAA GTGAAAGCATCCACCCGCGAGAAACACGAAGAAGAGCCTAAGGTTCCGGAGGAAAGCAACAGACACGCCACAAGACATCAG ACGCCCACTTCAAAACAGACGAGATACAAAGAGCAGGTGAACGAGATGCGAAAGGGAAGGAACTCTGGGCTGCCAAAGGAGCAGAAGGAGAAATACATG GAACATCGACAGAGTCATGGCAACACCCGAGAGCCTCTTCTGGAAAACATCACTAGTGAATATGACCTGGAGCTCTTCAGAAAGGCCCAGGCGCGCGCATCTGAAGATCTC GAGAAGCTGCGGATTCAGGGCCAGATCACGGAGGGCAGCAACATGATAAAGACCATCCTGTTTGGCCGCTACGAGCTGGACACTTGGTACCACTCGCCCTACCCCGAAGAGTATGCCCGTCTGGGACGCCTCTACGTTTGCGAGTTTTGCCTGAAGTATATGAAGAGCCAGACCATTCTGAGACGACACATG GCCAAGTGTGTGTGGAAGCATCCGCCTGGAGATGAGGTCTACAGGAAGGGAGCCATCTCTGTCTTTGAGGTTGATGGCAAGAAAAACAAG ATCTACTGCCAGAACCTGTGTCTACTCGCCAAACTCTTCCTGGATCACAAGACGCTGTACTACGACGTGGAACCGTTTCTTTTCTACGTTATGACTGAGGCCGACAACACAGGCTGCCATCTTGTGGGATACTTCTCAAAG GAAAAAAACTCTTTCCTCAACTACAATGTCTCCTGCATCCTGACAATGCCCCAGTACATGAGACAAGGCTATGGAAAGATGCTGATCGACTTCA GTTACCTGCTGTCCAAGGTAGAAGAAAAAGTGGGCTCCCCGGAGCGGCCCCTGTCGGACCTGGGCCTCATCAGCTACCGTAGCTACTGGAAGGAGGTTCTGCTGCGATACATGTATAACTTCCAGGGCAAGGAGATCTCTATCAAAG AGATCAGCCAGGAGACGGCCGTGAACCCTGTGGACATCGTCAGCACCCTCCAGTCCCTGCAGATGCTCAAGTACTGGAAGGGAAAGCACCTCGTCTTGAAGAGACAG